The Gopherus evgoodei ecotype Sinaloan lineage chromosome 8, rGopEvg1_v1.p, whole genome shotgun sequence genome segment GATGGAAGATAATTTGCTGGAGATAACCTGATCCAGGAAAGCACTCTATGTCTGAAAAAGAGCTGTAATAGACTCAGATTGTATCATCTAAAGAATTATTGAATGTGCAATAAATCAACCAAAATAAACAGGCTGGGATTTTTCATAACGCTTACAGTACTTTGCCTACTTTGGTTTTTATTAGTCTGTATAAGATTGTTATGGCACTTTGAAAAATTACAGGGCAGCAATTCTGAATTTGAAACCAGAGAAGCGTGATCACTTTAAAGTTACTAATTTATGACAGATAAACTTCAAAAGCCAGATCCCTGTTAatgtaaattggtgcagctccattgaagtcaaaggtgcAAGGCTGATTAACATGAGCTAAGGACCTAGCTGTTGGATTTCAGATTTGGATGCTGATCCACATATATCTTTATCTCCTGCgtctgcagaactgggctgagaaTATTGCATAAACAAGCTTCCTCACAGAGATGGTCAGAAAATATTGGGGGAGGGAGCAGTTTCTAGGGAAATTTTTGACTAAAACTAATTTCTTTTTatgttttcattgacattttctgtggaaattttcaacttttttggcaaaataaTTTGCCCCAAATCCAAAATATGTCAGTTTTCAGTTTGTTGATTCAATGCTGAAATTGTCCATGGAAAAGCACATGCTTGTCatgaaatttttaatttaattgaaaaccTAATTTTCTGCCaacaaacagttttgatggaaaactttTGACCAGCCCTTTAGGAGATTTTCAGCATTTTCTGCTCCCTGTCAGGCCAGGTAGATTGTCAGAGATCTTTGTCCTGGTATCTTAATATTCTGCTTCTGCTCCTGTTTAAAACCAGGAAGTTGCAAAGGCAGcttcaaaaatataaaatatagatttttttaaatcagcttctttGAAACTAAGTGTTCAGGATTTAGGTTCACCTGGCAAAAATGTCCAGAGCGGGTCTGATTCACCAGCTAGGATTCCCTAGAAGAATGAAGTCAGAGCAGGTAGGCTAGCCCATGGCAGAGTCATTATGGCTTTGTGCCTTGTCAGCTGCTTTGCTCCATTAGCTTGGTCAGTTGCAAAGTGAAACTCACAAGATCTCTGGCTTCTTCCAAGATCTGAGGTCTTGTAAATCTGAACTGTGGTCATCACCTATTTTAATGGAGTGCAGCAGCCAGAGTGGAAGGTATAGTCAGGCCATTTGGCTAATATCTTTGCCTGTTTGGTAGAGCATAAGGGTGTCTCTGGAATCTGTGGGCTGGTGCAATAGCTTTTGGTCTAGCAATAACCATGTAGATTTAGTAACCTCTCTGTCACAAGAGACCACAAGTAGAGCTGttcaaaactcagaatttctaTTCTGTGAGAAATTTCTAAATCTCATCCCgaatcagaacaaaaagtcaaaattttgcaACTTCCTATGATACAAAATCTCTGAAAAACGTCATTGCAAAATTCTCAAAATTGCCTTGTTGAAAAGTGTTGTTTTGCTCAGGTTGGCATGCTTAATGGCAGCTTTAGATTGTTTAATACTGAAATTATGACATCAAAATGAAGCACTTTGACCTTATGGAAATGAAGCATGTTAATgaattttaacaaaaatgttgATAAAATAAGTCACAAGAATCCTTCCAATTTGTCAAATCTACATTTTCAGGCAGAAAactgttccactggaaaattttcagccagctctaatcaTCAGAAACCTCCTTCTAGTTTGGAGACATGGGGGGTAGGGTTTGAGATTTGGGACTGTGTTCAGCAGTACACTCCAGCTACTTGTGCCACTCCAGCGACTCCCAGCAGCTGCACGTGGCTGAACCAATCAGTTACACCCAATTTGCTCTGTGGCAGCAccacaaagcagccagaaagcAGCTGTCAATCTGGCTTAGGAGATGGAGTTTTATTTATTGGACATTTATATCGTGAAGAACTGCACTGAACGTGTCCTTAGTTCTCATCTTAAAGAGAGGCTTGCACTGGAACTGGCTTCACttctgagtgagtgagtgaagaaTTCAAAGGGAAACTTGCCCTAGTTAAGCCTCCTTGAGCATTTTCAAGGAGCCCACTTAGTCCTCCTGTTGCAGAGACTCAAACCAGCAGAAGGACTGAATTTTGTTTTGCCAGGCTCCGAAAGACCTTAGCCAAGAGGGACTTTGTGCTGTAGCAGGAGCTGTCTTGGACAGCAAAATGAAGAGTATATATTTTTGTCTAAAATGTGACCTATTCTGATTAATTAGTGAAGCCCCTGCTGTCAAAATGCCATGGTTCCCCTTGGtaggagcaggaggcagaaaaatgagGAGGGCGGGATGGACATAAAGAAATATAAGGTTACAGTTATACAGAGCCTCAGGAAAATACTGCATGAAGCAGACAGTGAGAAAAGactgttaccttttctgtaactggtgttctttgagatgtgttactcatgtccattccatattaggtatgtgtgcttgccacatgcaccggtgacagaagtttttccctcagtagtATCCTTAGGGGACCAGCTCAGGTGCCTTCTGGAGTGGCACGCACATGCTGCAATATAAGGGGCATGACTGGCTCCCCAcaccctcggttccttcttgctgaAGACtctgacagagaggaaggagggcgggtcatggaatggacatgagcaacacatcttgaagaataccagttacggaaaaggaaactgtcttttcttctttgactgcttgctcatgtccattccatattaggtgactcccaaacaGTACCCTTGGAGGTAGTTGGAGTTCACGGACGTgtagattgcaacacagctctgccaaacccacattgtctctggcctgctgagtgaagGCATAATGCACCGTGAACATGTGAACCGAACACCACATCGCAGTTCTGCCAATGTCCTGGATGGgaatgtgtgccaggaaggccacAGAAGATCCCCCAGCTTTGGTCGAGTGGACCCTCatgatcagcggtggtgggaccTGTGCCAGCTCGTAACAGGTCTGGATGTAGGAGGTGATCGAGTTGGAAATCCTCCTCAAGAACACAGGAAGGCCCTTCATCCTGGTCAAGATGAAGAGATGGGTCAACCTGCGGAAAGGCTTGGTACACTCCAGGTAAAATGCCAAGACCACTCTGACATCCAGGGCATGCAACCTCCTTTCCTCAGTAGTGGTGTGCGGCCTGGGGCAAAACACCAGGAggaagttgtcctggttaacgtgGAAGGAAGACACCACTTTCAGCAGAAAGTCTGGATGTGGTCGCAGCTGAACTTTGTCCTTGTAGAACACTGTATGTGGTGGCTCTGATGTCAGGGTTTTAATCTCTGAGACTCGTCTCTCCAACATTACTGCTACAAGGAAGGCaaccttccatgacaggtgggAACCAGAGCAGAAGCCCAACGGTTCAAAGGGAGTGCCAGTTGTCAAGGTATGGGTAGATCTGGATACCCTGACACCTGAGGTAAGCGACTACCACCGCCATGCACTTAGTAAACACCCTTAGTGCTGTCGctaggccgaatgggaggaccaCAAATTGGTAATGGTTGGGTCCCACTGTAAATCATAGGAAGCATCTGTGACCTTGAAAGATTGCTAAgtgaaaatatgcatcctgcaAATTGAAGTTGGCATACCAGACTCcgagatccagggaagggatgatggaggccagagagaccatgcaaaacttcaATTTCTTTAGGTATTTGTTGAggtctcgcaggtccaggatgggccataGATCACCTTTGAGATTAAAAattgctgggaatagaaccccttgttcCTGTGATCGTGAGTAACCTCTTCCACCACACCCAACTGCAGCAACCCTGATACCTTCTGCACAAGGAGACTCTAGTGAGAGGGGTCCCttaagagggatggggaagggggttggaaaGGAGGGGTAGAAAGAAACTGGAGGATATAACTCTGTGCCACTGTATTGAGGACCCAGCTGTCCAAAGTTACAGTGgtccatgcagggaggaaaaaagaaaggctgTTGGAGAAAAGCAGGAAAGATGGATCCTGGGTATAGTCCAATAGGTTGCCCTTGGATGCACCCTCAAAACACTCACTTGCCACCTGCTTATTGTGGGTTGAGCCTGCTTGGGTGGAGGGCAGAGGTGGGTGGCACAGGCAGTGCTTGTTAGCCCCGTACTCTTTTTATGGGGTGGCTCCTGCTGGGGTTTGATACCTTGGCCCTGAGATTGCTGTGGTTTGAACTGCTTACAGGCTGGACCGGTGATGTACAGCCCTAGAGTTTTCAGGGTAGTGCGGGAGTCTTTCAGTACATGCAGCTTATTGTCCAGCTGCTCTGGAAACAGGGCCTGGCTGTCGAAGGGGAGGCCCTGCATCAACTGCTGAGCTTCATTTGATAGgccagagaggagcagccaggatGCCAACCGCGTGGAGATGGCCGAGGCCATAGTGGGAGTGCGGAGTCCACTGCATCTGAATCTGCTTGCAGGGCTGATCTGGCCGCAGCCATGCCCTCCTTTTCCCAGAATGCCTTCCTGGACCCTTTGGGAAGCAAAACCTTGAACTTGGCCAAAGCCTGCCACAAGTTATAATCATAGTGACCAAGGGTTCCCAGGGGTCAGGCGGCCAGCCACTGGCCTTAGGGCCATAGAGTCGGTTGTGGTGCCGATGATGTTGACAGTATCACCGGTGCTGGGGCTTGTCCCAATGTCAATGACTCCAGCTCAGCACTGGAGTCAGAAGCGGAATGGTCATTGTTAGGTGACCATGATTGGGCGgcaaggccgcccagaggagggggcaaatagggcaatttgcctcaggccccgggctctgcaggggcccccacgagaacgGCCGAGTCTCCCGCCCAGCCCAACCCCGTCTCTGCCCCCTCCCGGAGCCTTGGCACAGCGTAGCTCTGGCGGCTCCAAGCCgcatggtcagggggcagggctgcgagctccagcggggcctgagctccatcTGCTCGGcttggagctcgcagccccgccccctgaccatgcggctctgagcggggtggGGCTCAGACCTGGCCGGAGTCACGCTGCCGCTGTTGAGcgaagctcctggatgcgctgaggctccaggtgacaggagagctggggtgggggggttggctaaggggcagggagtcccggggacagggagggggcagaggctggggggacagtcaggggacagggaatggggggttggattgtgggcgttctggggtctgtcaggactcagctggGGGTGGattggggtcagggcagtcaggacaCAGGTCCCATGATGGTGGTTGgggtgggtctctgggggacggtgaggggacaaggagcaggatgggttggggattctgagaggggtgggtgggcagGAAGTGGCGGGGGGTCGGATGGggacagggccaggctgtttgggaggcacagccttccctaccctaaagctcattcagcagtttgaggcttgcagaagagccaagctgttagcttttccatttgtGCTatcatccctttcacttctcaaatgccaaattatagtctatatttaatttcagtgccatagggagattcatgtcaggggagcatagcttcatttaaaattagcctcTGGGGGAggaatcacatgagaagagcaatatcctataccacctacctcctttccaaccctaccaagggagaccccccctcccctacATTCCCTGAgactccagaggggttaattcagtggttctcaaacttttatactggtgacccctttcacatagcaaacctctgagtatggaccccccccttataaattaaacacacttttttatatatttaacactattataaatgctggaggcaaagcagggtttgaggtggaggctgacagctcgcgacccccagtaataacctcgtgaccccctgaggggtcctggcccccagtttgagaacccctggttaatttaattttagcaccctgtgtccattcacatgcatgtgctattttgagcatttcagttctcacaacataggctcaccccagattctggaacaacctcagatgctcagttcgtggagtatgtacataagctatactaaagacaaacccacagtaactgtctccagtttgtgagggatccCATGGAGCCAgcctctaggaaacagataaatgcatggaagttaagtccattaatgactattagccaggatgggtaaggaatggtgtccctagcccctgtttgtcagaggatggagatggatggcaagagggagatcacttgatctttACCTGTTaagtttactccctctggggaacTTGGCATTgtccattgtcggtagacaggatactgggctggatggacctttggtttgacccagtatggctgttcttatgttctaacctaaatgaacccgaagttatggagacagatatgagtcaaggaagccagcagagtatcagaaacctggaaaaatctctgactggatgggctcaggcgtttggtcacaagctgaagtggttcaaaagttttggattttttttaagcagattttttttattgtttctttaaacaatcaaacacagcaagcagcaaatatttggccacaaacttctgaaaccccaaaccatattcaggttttggcagactaatttcagcttttcaattaaaaaaaccacaacaaattttgaaggaaagcagatattgtccttgatttttttctgatttttaaaaatccctagttttcaatccagaaaaagttttgacggaaaatatttgtccaaccattttaatgagctttagtgctttTTGCACTatctgatgctgagaaccagtgataccttgtaaacaagttttttcaaaactgggtttgtgctgagatgcagaaggtttatttttcccagggctgcctgtggggggggggagcaagtggggcaatttgcgccagtccccacaggggcccccaggagaatatagtattgcaatttttttttggaaggggcccccgaaattgctttgccccaggccccctgaatcctctgggcggccctgtcggGTGGACCGGTGGCACTTCTCTGTGCAATGCCAGCCGCTACATCTCGAAATAGACATATCCAATCGAGACAAGTTCCTCAAGTGGGACCTCGGGTACCAGTGGCGTTCAGTGTATCAGCACTGGCAATCCGGCGATCTACATCTCACACTGCTTAACTGGTACCGGGATCTAGAGTGGGACCAGGAGCTGGAGCGGGCTTGTCATCAGGAGGATCTCCCTGACCGTGGGGATTCGCATCTCAATGACAGGTGTTGGCAGGTCGATGGCCAGTGGCTCCACTCAAACGATTGTTCGTATGATCGGTGTCAAGATATTGGAGACACAAAGGACCAGTCTTAATGCTCTTGCCAGTGCGTGTGTGTCTCCGTAGGTCTGTGCCAGGTTACCAGTGAGCTGCGCCTCAAATCCCACTGTCAATGCCCAGGGCGCAGAGACTGCAGAGGGCTTTGCTGAGCCTGCCTCCCTTCTTCTGAGGCATGACAGCTCCATGTGGACAAACGCTGGCAGGAAGTTCCCTGCAATGGGGAGTGGTGCCACTGAGCCGCGATACACAAGGGGGTCCCAAGGTGGGTTTATCTGTTGACTGGGGTACTGCTGGAGCCAGTATGGGCATCACTGGTAGTGTCACCGGCAATTGGTGGTGTTGGAAGGACTTCAAATTGATGGAGACCTTCatgagagggatagctcagtggtttgagcattggcttgctaaacctggggttgtgagttcagtccttcagGAGGGCCCTTTAGGGAACtggtgtgggaggggagaaaagtgTGGGGATATgttctgctttcaggaagggattggactaaatgatctcctgaggtccctcccaaccctgatattctatgatttcactGGCTGGGATGGGCTAGACCACTCAACCTGAGCTGGGGCCTGCCTCTGTGATAGAGGTGCTAAGCTGCCCAGCATAGGTCTtggctctctctttttccttacaGGAAATGTGAGATCTTCCCTCACAGTCCTCTTCAGCTTCTTGGCTGGATCCAGGAAGAGGGATCAGTGCCAGCTCACAGATTGCGCTGGCAGGGCACTCTACACCAGTGCTGTGGTTCTTGGGGCCAAGTCAGATCTCTGTTCCAGTgccggggtcagcactgactgcatcAGGAGTGCCCTGACACAGATGtcactctccttttttgtccAACGTTTAAAGGATTTAATATGTGACACTTGTTGCTTATGTGCCCTTCACCCAGTCACCTTAAACAACTACTGTGCGGGTCACTGATGGGCATAGGCTGCTTTCAACAATCACAaggcttaaagcctggggaccgGGACATACCCCATTCCTAGGCTGAGTACCATCTGGGGCTGACTAAATTAGAACTAATGCTAAGGGAACTATGAACTATGTACAATTATTTTACAGGAAAACATTCATAAGAAACACTGAACAATGTGCAATGCTATTCGAAGCAGCAGAtgttccagcaccatcactggtAGCAAGAAGGAACCAAGGGTGGGAggagctggcagtgccccttaCACCTCTTGAGCAGGAGTTTGGACTAGattagtggtccccaaccttttcgtctggcaggtgccagatgaaggaccatggctgCAGTCGAGcgtccactgaaatgctgccgaatttcggcggcattttggcggcggcgCCTCTCGATGACATTTGTCGGCtgcaagcggcatcatcgagaagcgtcactgccaaaatgctgccaaatttcagcggcattttggcggatgctcaacTGCCAGCCAGGACGCGgatgcatttagatgcccccacgcGCTCCATggagacccctggactagatgatctcctgaggtcttttccaaccctaatattctatgattctatgataccacAGCATGTGCATGCCAATCCAGAGGGCGCCAGAACCAGTCCCCTGCACATactactgagggaaaaacttccagcagcAGTGCATGTGGCGACCACACagacctaacatggaatggacatgagcaagcactcgaagaagaatggagACAATCATGAAGTAAAATGGGCACAAAAATAGCCAGAGACTGAGGGCTACCTTCCGTTGCATGGGAATAAGTTAGGGCAGTATTTAGTCCCAAGTGTGACAGTTGGAATTTCACTGAAGGGGAGTTAAATTTGCTAGTGCTCCACACTGAAACTGTGTAAATGGAAAtgccagggaaggggaaggaggtgtgTTCCTGTTGATGTGATGCGAGCCCGTCAGAGGAAGGGAAGGAATCCAGAGATTGTTGTTGCACTTGTTGCATGAAGCACTGATATGTCTAGCTTTGTGCAATGCACAGCAGGGGAGAAGAAATACCTCAGTGTCTGATGGATCTGGACTGTAATTTCATGTGATAGCTGGACTTGGAACTCAACACTTCCTTTGTCATGAACACAAGGACAAAGCCAGCTGCAGCCTTTCATCTGACTTAGTAAATGACACCATGTGGGAATCTGAATCTTCATTTCCAATAATGTCTGAATCAATAGTCTGAGGACTGAGGGCTGGTGCATGTGCTTATGGAGCTTGTAATTCTAGATAAAGTTTGTTTGAGTACAAGTGCATCAATTTAAAATTGTCTTCCCAGTATATGTAACCAAGCCTTTTAGATAAAGCAGCTGTTTGGAGGTAGTTTCCTGCCTGCTGAGAGCTTCAAGCACAAAATGTAAATTGATTTACCTTGACCTTCTTTGACATTTCTTGCCCTGTTTGCTGACTTCTGGAGTTGTTGTGTTGagcccagctcagcccagctTCTCTTTCTAACTGACCCTGGGTCAAGTCCAAGTGCTAAAACTGTGAAGTCACATTTATCATTCCCATGGCAACCAACACTGATGTTAAGATGGGCTTGAATCGAAACCTCAGATTTACACACCTACAATGCTTTGGAGCATTCTGATCTGCACTGGCACTTCTCTACTGCACCTTGTCTCTAGAAGAGGATGAACTAAGACCACCTCAATCCTACCCTTTTGCCCCAAATGTTAAgaaaatctggatccagatcccaGCTTTGTGGCTCCAGCTAATCTCTTTTAGATGTTACAAGCAAAGGATTATGTAAGAACTACCCTGCAGTTAGGGCTGAGCAGAAGGGGCAGCAGAGATATGTGTTTGGGGACTGTAGAGGAATGATGTTGTTGCTATAATAAATCTTGTTATAAAAGGAGCATAGACAATGACTATCCAAGGgaaacaaggtgggggaggtaatatcttttattggaccaacttctgaaggtctgaagaagagctctgtgtaagcatgaaagcttgtcgctctcaccaacagaagtcagtccaatacaAGATagtccctcttccctccttgtaTCTCCTCGGACCACAATACTGCAAAGCCCTGGGAAAGCCTTGTGAATCAATAGTTTATGGAAAGTTCTTGGGCCAGGTCCTAAACTGATATAAACCAGCATGGTTCCTCTGGCACTATGCCAGACCAGCTGAAATTTCCCCCCTACGCATCCCTTGGAATCTCTCTTTAGCATTAGAGGGGAAGAATGTAAAGGTATTCTGCACAAAGCAGTGAGACCAAAACAAGTGAGAGCAAATTGAAACCAGAACTAAGCTTAACCCAAAGGGGAGACAGTATGTGTGTGACTCCCTGACACCCCCTTATTAACcattgtcatgtaattaggatatgctttgcacaaagtatgccttgtgaggtatcattctaaaagtcttgatctgctggaCATTAATATTTTGTTGGATTATGTGtgttatcattgtatgtgaagttatgaagtttggctatgtatgtgttactgaaacatgttgtgaggctgaaaacacccacaagcagcctttcaggtacaacagtaaaaacgccaaacaatgttaatggcttactgaggaaatgcacacaatcACAAGGATTACCctaggaactgtgtacaatagaaacctctcagagatagtaCTACACAAGGTTACAGCAAAAGAGTTttcagcaagtgggaagaagatataaaagggagaaataacatcatgatggtacctcactctccctacaacaactcacctggaaacaccttaggaacaaagactgtgttgggatttggtggttcccagtgagactgatgctgggtagaaatcatgggacttcgaTCCAGTGTGAtcaattcaattcaataaagctttattcaacatgtgcacaaagagagccccggtacaaagaatcaggcagagtccctcccgcaaggagcccctccccttgctactttatagcacatggtgcttatataacaagttatataaaaacttacataacatgaacctctaaccaatcagagttaaacaaactcatatatgggtttgtttatcacatgctcatagtgctccagtccacatgctgagctcacacccctcccTGTGGCCTTCTTCAGAATGTTCCTAggctggtgagccacagcatgcttccctatgcataagcaccctgtaaaccacattttatctaaaataaacacaaccatacccttcaGCTCCCCCATTTGGTTTTGGGGCTAAGAACAATTCTTAGACCCCACTAACACCACTTCCTTGTATTTATTAGGAGCAATAATTAGCTTTATTAACACTTAACTATAATTTTAGGAACAAAATAAACTAATAcataatatttacaataaaataataagtcCTCATGCCATTGCGAGAACACAACCCAAATCCatttctatttgtttttgtttttacaatggcAAACCCTTTTATCCACTGAATCACTGTAACTGCCCTACCGCTTCTTtcataatatttcttttaaaaggcttAACACAATAGGAAGAACTAGATATTTAAGCAAGGCTTGCCTGCCAAAGTTAACCACTTACATCCACACCAGATAGTGGAGTACCCCCTCACTGCTATGTTATCCATTAAATTACATTCCATGCACCATTAAGTCAGGTCCCAACATTTGAGATAAGGCTTGTCCTGACTTCAGGTTTCCCATACACAAAACCCATCCTCCCAGGATGGAACATTGGTCCCATGGGAAAGCCATATAGTTATCTCCGGCCCTTATGTTACACAGGTGTCTGTGACATGCGAATGGAAGTGAGTGCCCTGGCTGAGCCTCCAGTTCAGAAATTAACACCCCTCCAAGGATGCGATGACCATCTCAACATATCTGTTATCGATAGGGACCACTCCCCTGTCACCATCCAAGGTGAAGACATTCAGTTCTCGAGAACCACAGTTCTCACCCAACATAGCACTTGTGGCACGAGTGAGTCTCCTAGCAGGGCTGCAACTTTCATGTTGAACACCAGAATGTTACCATGCCAGGATAATAACGCAATTTTTCCACATGCCTAGACCAATACTTGCTCAAACATTTTAGTAGTTTTTAATAAATGGCTGAGTACAACAGTGAGGACCTGACCAACCGTTGCTGAGTTAAGGTAATATCTAACTTGATTAGACGTGAACCCCACTCTTACCACAGTAAACTGCCATTCCTGCTACTAACAAATTTTAACCCAGTCCCTAGTATTAGATTTGAGTGATGGCATTTACAACTGATCCAGTGGCTCCTCCCCAGGTAATTACATCAATATTTTAGCTACATCAGCTGCAGTGGCCTTGGCCACTGGGAAAGCTTCTACCCATTTAGTAAAGTGATCCATGATCACCAGAACATATTCTTTCCCTCTGCACCTTGGCAGGGGACCAATGAAATCTATTTGTAACTGCTCGAAGGGCTATGCTGGTCTTTGCTGATGTCGCATTCTCACTTTTACTGTGGGAGCAGAATTACATTGAGCACATGTTACACACCTTCTCACATAATCATGCACGTTTGCATTAAGCTTAGGGTGCCACCAGGTGTTTGACATACGGTGAATCACCCTCCGTGCTCCATCATGTCCCAACATGTGATACACTTGTATCATAGTTCCCATTAGCACATTTGGTTACACTAATGTGTTCCCTGGACCTCTTCAAGTGTTATCATCACACAGTTTGCCCCCATTATCCATCCATAGCCACTTCTCTGCCCTCGGTGCAGCGTGTTGAATGTCCTCTAACTCaaaaaagtttggggtttttatgAGAGGCTGTGTTGCAGCAATTAATTGGGTCTCTTTACTTTCCACTGCTGCTTGTTTAGCTAGTTCTTCTGCCCTTTGGTTCCCCTTGCtatgaggatctgtcccttttgTGTGGGCCCTCACTTTTATCACTGCTACTTCGGTAGGCTTCTGCATGGCTGCATGAAGTTTCTGCACTATCCCTCCATTTTGTATTGCAGATCCTGTACTTGTCAGGAATCCTCGATTTACCCACAAGTTAAGGTAATCATGTACAACCCCAAACGTGTATCTAGAATCAGTATATATGCTTATAGCATGACCTTCCGCAGTTTCATATACTGCAATTAATGCCTGCAGTTTTGCTACTTGGGCtgatgctccaggtaaactgcCATGCGCCACCAGCTGCCCATCTTGAGTACAAATGGCCCATCCTGTGTGTCGCTTGCCGTTGACATAGAAGGAAGAACCATCCACGTATAGGCAAGGGGCATCAggtatttcagtttcttttaccAATGGAAAGTCCATGGGCTCTTCCTTAAGGCAACAATGATGCGGGTGTCCCTCATCT includes the following:
- the LOC115656858 gene encoding uncharacterized protein LOC115656858 isoform X2 is translated as MENKQRPVAYYSSKLDAVPQAMPPCLQAVEGASMALNQALPLTGAQDVNIVVPHVVLAILSGKKSLAVHVARWTQWETSLLMPSVHLQEVSSLNPATLIPSPDEGHPHHCCLKEEPMDFPLVKETEIPDAPCLYVDGSSFYVNGKRHTGWAICTQDGQLVAHGSLPGASAQVAKLQALIAVYETAEGHAISIYTDSRYTFGVVHDYLNLWVNRGFLTSTGSAIQNGGIVQKLHAAMQKPTEVAVIKVRAHTKGTDPHSKGNQRAEELAKQAAVESKETQLIAATQPLIKTPNFFELEDIQHAAPRAEKWLWMDNGGKLCDDNT